In Citrus sinensis cultivar Valencia sweet orange chromosome 2, DVS_A1.0, whole genome shotgun sequence, a single genomic region encodes these proteins:
- the LOC102577973 gene encoding pyruvate decarboxylase (The RefSeq protein has 1 substitution compared to this genomic sequence) has product MDTANAMGSTGQPGSAPAPVRGGASVGTLGRHLARRLVEIGAKDVFSVPGDFNLTLLDHLIAEPELNLVGCCNELNAGYAADGYARSRGVGACVVTFTVGGLSVLNAIAGAYSENLPVICIVGGPNSNDYGTNRILHHTIGLPDFTQELRCFQAITCSQAVVNNLGDAHELIDTAISTALKESKPVYISISCNLPGIPHPTFARDPVPFFLAPKVSNQLGLEAAVEATADFLNKAVKPVLVGGPNIRVAKAQKAFIELADATGYPIAIMPSGKGLVPEHHPHFIGTYWGAVSSSFCGEIVESADAYVFVGPIFNDYSSVGYSLLIKKEKAIIVQPHRVTVGNGPSLGWVFMADFLSALAKKLRKNTTALENYRRIYVPPGIPVKRAQNEPLRVNVLFKHIQDMLSGDTAVIAETGDSWFNCQKLRLPENCGYEFQMQYGSIGWSVGATLGYAQAAKDKRVIACIGDGSFQVTAQEISTMIRCGQRSIIFLINNGGYTIEVEIHDGPYNVIKNWDYTGLVNAIHNGEGKCWTAKVRSEDELTEAMKAATGEQKDSLCFIEVFVHKDDTSKELLEWGSRVSAANSRPPNPQ; this is encoded by the exons ATGGACACTGCAAACGCAATGGGCTCAACGGGTCAACCCGGCTCAGCTCCAGCTCCAGTCCGCGGCGGGGCCTCCGTCGGCACGCTAGGCCGGCACCTGGCGCGGCGGCTGGTGGAGATCGGCGCGAAGGATGTCTTCTCGGTTCCGGGAGACTTTAACTTGACGCTCTTGGATCATCTCATAGCGGAGCCGGAGTTAAACTTGGTCGGCTGCTGCAACGAGCTGAACGCCGGATACGCCGCCGACGGCTACGCACGCTCCAGAGGCGTGGGGGCCTGTGTGGTGACGTTCACTGTGGGTGGCCTTAGCGTCTTGAACGCCATTGCTGGCGCTTACAGTGAGAATTTGCCCGTTATCTGTATCGTCGGCGGCCCTAATTCTAATGATTATGGGACTAACAGGATCTTGCATCATACCATTGGCTTGCCTGATTTCACCCAAGAACTTAGATGCTTCCAGGCTATCACCTGTTCTCAG GCTGTGGTGAATAATCTGGGCGATGCACATGAGCTCATTGACACAGCAATCTCTACTGCTTTGAAGGAAAGCAAACCGGTTTATATCAGTATAAGCTGTAATTTGCCTGGAATTCCTCATCCCACATTTGCTAGGGACCCCGTCCCCTTCTTTCTTGCTCCTAA GGTAAGCAATCAATTAGGATTAGAAGCAGCCGTGGAAGCGACTGCTGATTTTTTGAATAAAGCTGTGAAGCCTGTCCTTGTTGGGGGCCCAAATATAAGGGTTGCTAAGGCACAAAAGGCCTTTATAGAGCTTGCAGATGCCACTGGATATCCAATAGCAATTATGCCATCTGGTAAAGGGCTGGTGCCGGAGCATCATCCACATTTTATCGGGACATACTGGGGTGCTGTCAGCTCCAGCTTCTGTGGTGAGATAGTGGAGTCTGCCGATGCCTATGTTTTTGTTGGCCCCATCTTCAATGACTACAGCTCTGTGGGATACTCGTTGCTGATTAAGAAGGAGAAAGCAATCATAGTGCAGCCTCATCGTGTAACTGTAGGCAATGGTCCTTCCCTTGGCTGGGTTTTCATGGCTGACTTCTTAAGTGCATTGGCTAAGAAGCTAAGGAAAAACACTACAGCGCTGGAGAATTACCGCCGCATATATGTCCCTCCTGGCATTCCAGTGAAGCGTGCGCAAAATGAGCCTCTTCGAGTCAATGTTCTCTTCAAACACATTCAG GACATGCTGAGTGGAGACACTGCAGTAATCGCTGAAACTGGAGACTCTTGGTTTAACTGTCAGAAGCTCCGCCTCCCCGAGAATTGTGG ATATGAATTTCAGATGCAGTATGGATCCATTGGCTGGTCAGTTGGTGCCACCCTAGGATATGCTCAGGCTGCTAAAGATAAGCGTGTGATTGCTTGCATTGGTGATGGAAGTTTCCAG GTAACTGCTCAGGAGATATCAACGATGATTCGATGTGGACAAAGGAGCATCATATTCCTTATCAACAATGGCGGGTATACAATTGAAGTAGAGATTCATGATGGGCCTTACAATGTGATTAAGAACTGGGATTATACTGGCCTGGTAAATGCCATCCACAATGGAGAAGGAAAATGCTGGACTGCCAAG GTGCGGAGTGAAGATGAACTAACAGAAGCAATGAAGACAGCTACTGGAGAACAAAAAGATTCTCTATGTTTTATCGAAGTATTTGTGCACAAGGATGACACCAGCAAAGAGCTGCTGGAGTGGGGATCCAGGGTTTCTGCAGCCAACAGCCGCCCTCCAAATCCTCAATAG
- the LOC102618467 gene encoding GDSL esterase/lipase At5g45910 has translation MKFFHLVFALCLLRSVSTSHLKYHAIFNFGDSLSDTGNFLVSGALAFPVIGKLPYGETFFRHATGRCSDGRLVIDFMAEAFRLPYLPPYLALKEGQNFKHGVNFAVAGATALRSAIFYKQKIGSRLWTNDSLSVQIDWFKKLKSSICSTRKDCETYFKKSLFFVGEIGGNDYNYRAFVGESINQLRASVPLVVKAITNATRLLIEEGAVELVVPGNFPIGCSAVYLTLFQSLNEMDYDRNGCLKAPNAFARYHNTMLKAELHKLRQKYPHANIIYADYYGAAMRFYHAPGHYGFSNGAVKACCGGGGPYNFNNSARCGHTGSRACENPSTHANWDGIHLTEAAYRHVANGLIHGPFATPSLL, from the exons ATGAAATTTTTTCATCTCGTCTTTGCTTTGTGTTTGTTGAGGTCAGTTTCAACAAGTCATTTAAAGTATCATGCAATATTCAACTTTGGTGATTCTTTGAGTGACACCGGCAATTTTCTTGTTTCCGGTGCCCTCGCATTTCCAGTTATCGGAAAACTCCCTTATGGCGAAACCTTCTTTCGACACGCAACCGGTCGGTGCTCGGATGGACGACTTGTCATTGATTTTATGG CTGAGGCATTTCGGTTGCCATACTTGCCACCATATCTAGCATTAAAAGAaggtcaaaattttaaacatgGGGTGAATTTTGCTGTTGCTGGTGCTACTGCACTTCGATCAGCGATTTTCTATAAGCAAAAAATTGGATCTCGTTTATGGACGAATGATTCATTGAGTGTTCAGATCGATTGGTTTAAGAAGCTCAAGTCCTCAATTTGCTCTACTAGAAAAG ATTGTGAGACCTACTTCAAAAAATCGCTATTTTTCGTGGGAGAGATTGGTGGAAATGACTATAATTATCGTGCGTTTGTTGGTGAAAGCATTAATCAACTTCGAGCATCCGTGCCTCTCGTTGTTAAAGCCATTACTAATGCCACCCGT TTGTTGATAGAGGAAGGTGCGGTGGAGCTGGTGGTGCCGGGGAATTTCCCAATCGGATGCTCGGCTGTGTACTTGACCTTATTCCAGAGCCTCAACGAAATGGACTACGATCGAAATGGGTGCTTGAAGGCACCAAATGCTTTTGCTAGATATCACAACACTATGCTCAAGGCCGAGTTACACAAGTTGAGACAAAAATACCCACATGCTAATATAATTTACGCCGACTACTATGGTGCTGCCATGCGTTTCTATCATGCACCTGGACATTACG GATTCTCCAACGGGGCAGTGAAAGCTTGTTGCGGAGGGGGCGGACCATACAATTTCAATAATTCAGCGAGGTGTGGTCACACTGGATCGAGAGCCTGTGAGAATCCATCTACTCATGCAAATTGGGATGGAATCCACTTAACAGAGGCTGCTTATCGCCATGTTGCCAATGGTTTAATTCATGGCCCTTTTGCTACTCCATCTCTTCTCTGA